From Mucilaginibacter rubeus, a single genomic window includes:
- a CDS encoding MarC family protein — protein sequence MPHPFIFKEIISVTMILFAIIDILGAIPVIIQLRQRVGHIESEKASIAVLVLMVTFLFIGDELLAVIGLDISSFAIAGSLVIFIIAMEMILGVDFFKEELPQAASIVPLAFPLIAGAGTMTTLLSLKSQYQTQNILVGIVLNTLVVYLVLKNVKWLERLLGPIGLSVLRKAFGIILLAIAIKLFRSNTHL from the coding sequence ATGCCGCACCCATTTATTTTTAAGGAGATCATTTCGGTTACGATGATCCTGTTTGCTATTATTGATATTTTGGGCGCTATACCGGTAATTATTCAGCTGAGGCAACGTGTAGGTCACATCGAATCGGAAAAGGCCAGTATAGCCGTGCTGGTGCTTATGGTGACCTTTCTTTTTATTGGAGATGAACTGCTGGCGGTAATAGGTCTGGATATTTCGTCATTTGCCATCGCTGGCTCACTGGTGATCTTCATCATTGCCATGGAAATGATATTAGGTGTCGATTTTTTTAAAGAAGAATTGCCGCAGGCGGCGTCTATCGTACCGCTGGCTTTCCCGCTTATAGCCGGCGCAGGAACCATGACCACGCTGCTTTCCCTTAAGTCGCAGTATCAAACGCAGAATATCCTTGTAGGTATTGTGCTGAATACCCTTGTAGTTTACCTGGTGCTTAAAAATGTAAAATGGCTGGAAAGGCTGCTTGGCCCTATAGGATTAAGCGTGCTGCGTAAGGCATTCGGGATTATTCTATTGGCGATAGCGATTAAGCTGTTCAGGAGTAATACGCATTTGTAG
- a CDS encoding RsmB/NOP family class I SAM-dependent RNA methyltransferase: protein MKAINQLKTFQRILGEYPADTPLSKFLPGFYRQNKQMGSTDRRVANRLVYNYFRLGRALPDVPEDERLLVAEFLCNTQTNSYLQNFKPEWAACIGFSDDDKLALVKTSYPDFKLEDVFPWSSQLSEGIDKEAFLKSFFCQPDLFIRVRNGYDHLVKAELTKAQVVFKDEGNGCYSLPNGTRLETIFAKQHWFEVQDYSSQQTGNYFKPQRWDSWWDACAASGGKSLLLHEDEPNIKLVVSDIRESILANLDERFQLAGLTKYQKKALDLTQNIDSVMHDYAFDGIILDAPCSGSGTWGRTPEMIAQFDNHKIEFFQKLQKSIAQNVVKYLKPGKPLIYITCSAFKGENEDVVDYLVNELGLKLEEKAVLKGYERKADTMFVARLSPSPIV from the coding sequence ATGAAGGCTATAAATCAGCTTAAAACGTTTCAGCGAATTTTGGGTGAATACCCTGCCGATACGCCACTAAGTAAATTTTTACCCGGCTTTTACCGGCAAAACAAACAAATGGGCTCAACCGACCGGCGGGTTGCCAACCGGTTGGTGTATAACTACTTTCGCCTGGGCAGGGCATTGCCCGATGTGCCCGAAGACGAGCGCCTTTTAGTCGCCGAGTTTTTATGCAATACCCAAACTAACTCCTACCTGCAAAACTTTAAGCCCGAATGGGCCGCTTGTATAGGTTTTAGTGACGATGATAAACTGGCCCTGGTAAAAACCTCCTACCCCGATTTTAAACTGGAAGATGTTTTCCCCTGGAGCAGCCAGCTTTCGGAAGGGATTGATAAGGAAGCTTTCCTGAAATCGTTTTTTTGCCAGCCCGATCTGTTTATCCGTGTCCGTAACGGTTACGATCATTTGGTGAAGGCCGAGTTAACCAAAGCCCAGGTTGTATTTAAAGATGAGGGTAACGGCTGCTATTCGCTTCCAAACGGTACACGCCTTGAAACCATATTTGCCAAGCAGCACTGGTTTGAGGTGCAGGATTATTCATCGCAGCAAACAGGTAATTATTTTAAACCGCAACGCTGGGATAGCTGGTGGGATGCCTGCGCGGCATCGGGCGGTAAGTCATTATTGCTTCACGAGGATGAGCCTAATATTAAACTGGTTGTATCCGATATCCGCGAGTCCATACTGGCCAATCTTGATGAGCGCTTTCAACTGGCCGGATTAACCAAGTATCAGAAAAAGGCACTTGATCTTACGCAGAACATCGATTCGGTGATGCATGATTACGCTTTCGACGGGATCATCCTCGATGCGCCCTGCAGCGGTTCTGGCACCTGGGGACGTACTCCTGAAATGATAGCCCAGTTTGACAATCATAAAATCGAGTTTTTCCAGAAGCTTCAAAAAAGCATCGCCCAAAACGTAGTAAAATATCTTAAACCCGGTAAGCCCCTTATCTATATCACCTGCTCTGCCTTTAAAGGCGAGAATGAAGATGTGGTTGATTACCTGGTAAACGAGCTTGGATTAAAGCTTGAAGAAAAAGCAGTATTAAAAGGATACGAGCGTAAAGCTGATACTATGTTTGTAGCGAGATTGAGCCCTTCTCCAATCGTTTAA
- a CDS encoding ABC transporter substrate-binding protein — translation MISVQNHRPPLSGNKWLPFFCIALLLAACSPKTRPVATTVKKPTDNTEKKPGNTTEKPAEKASEQKVANIAMLLPLNLEHLNPAQKYSPLQISQANIAVEYYQGFKLALDSLTAYGNNYKLQIFDSRDEAMQAHDLALNAFVRSSDLIVGPVFPDGVKAFSGALSYSKGPILSPLSPANPATINSKNLITAIPPLEYHAWGAAEYLNRTVKPKKIFILRSGFNQENDYAVNFKKAIDSLSKKKIKVTNVYVVRGKLSSLLPQLSKTEKNVFVIPATDQAFLGVTLRSLDTLNKHYPVMVFGHPSWEKFSFLKPQLLQRLNTHITSTEKINYKAGATTTFLRNYRRAYHVEPTEYAIKGFDEGLYFGRQLFADKGLSSIEGTDFTGLHNSFHFIKKPGQGWINTHVNILMYTNFELKQVE, via the coding sequence ATGATATCAGTTCAAAACCACCGGCCACCATTGAGTGGGAATAAGTGGTTACCGTTTTTTTGCATAGCATTGCTGCTGGCCGCGTGTTCACCAAAAACGCGGCCGGTAGCAACTACCGTAAAAAAACCGACTGATAACACCGAAAAAAAGCCCGGCAATACCACCGAGAAACCGGCAGAAAAGGCTTCGGAACAAAAAGTGGCAAACATTGCCATGCTCCTGCCCCTGAATTTGGAGCACTTAAATCCGGCTCAAAAATACAGTCCGCTTCAGATAAGCCAGGCAAATATCGCGGTTGAATATTACCAGGGATTTAAACTCGCCCTTGATTCGCTTACTGCTTACGGGAATAACTATAAGCTGCAGATCTTTGACTCAAGAGACGAGGCAATGCAGGCGCATGACCTGGCTTTAAACGCGTTTGTCCGCTCGAGCGATCTGATCGTAGGCCCTGTTTTTCCGGATGGTGTAAAGGCATTTTCCGGCGCGCTATCTTATTCAAAAGGACCAATCTTGTCGCCGTTGTCGCCGGCTAACCCGGCTACTATCAACAGCAAAAACTTAATAACTGCCATCCCTCCGCTTGAATACCATGCCTGGGGCGCTGCTGAATACCTCAACAGAACAGTTAAGCCTAAAAAGATCTTCATACTGCGTTCGGGCTTTAACCAGGAAAATGATTACGCCGTCAACTTTAAAAAAGCTATTGATAGCTTAAGCAAAAAGAAGATTAAGGTTACCAATGTATATGTTGTACGCGGGAAATTAAGCAGCCTGCTGCCGCAGCTTTCCAAAACCGAAAAAAATGTGTTTGTGATCCCCGCTACCGATCAGGCATTTTTAGGTGTAACCCTCCGCTCATTAGATACTTTGAACAAACATTATCCCGTTATGGTTTTCGGGCACCCCAGCTGGGAAAAGTTCAGCTTCCTGAAACCGCAACTTTTACAACGTTTGAATACGCATATCACCTCTACCGAAAAAATAAATTACAAAGCAGGGGCTACAACAACATTTTTACGTAACTATAGGCGCGCATATCACGTTGAACCGACCGAATACGCCATTAAGGGTTTTGATGAAGGATTATACTTTGGAAGGCAGCTTTTTGCTGATAAAGGATTATCATCAATTGAGGGAACCGATTTTACCGGCTTGCATAACAGCTTTCATTTTATAAAGAAGCCGGGGCAGGGCTGGATCAATACCCACGTAAATATATTAATGTACACTAACTTTGAGCTAAAACAGGTAGAATGA
- the guaA gene encoding glutamine-hydrolyzing GMP synthase, whose protein sequence is MQEKILILDFGSQFTQLIARRVRELNIYCEIHPFNHYPEIDSTVKGIILSGSPYSVRQEDAPHFDFEKFHTTRPILGVCYGAQYVAHFHGGEVLPSSTREYGRANLEYIKQDNPLFKDVPGGSQVWMSHGDTIATIGDNFEVIASTDSVKVAAYQVTGTQTYGIQFHPEVTHSIDGKQLLQNFLVDICGCKQDWTPDSFIETTVAALREKLGDDKVVLGLSGGVDSSVAAVLLHHAIGKNLHCIFVDNGLLRKDEFEQVLESYKHMGLNIKGIDAKQRFYDALAGLTDPEKKRKAIGRVFIEVFDDAAHEVQDVKWLGQGTIYPDVIESVSVKGPSATIKSHHNVGGLPDFMKLKVVEPLNTLFKDEVRKVGKALGIDPNILGRHPFPGPGLAIRILGDITPEKVAILQEADAIYINNLRAAGVYDKVWQAGSIFLPVQSVGVMGDERTYENVICLRAVESVDGMTADWCHLPYDLLAKISNEIINNVKGINRVVYDISSKPPATIEWE, encoded by the coding sequence ATGCAAGAAAAAATCCTCATTCTTGACTTTGGCTCGCAATTCACCCAACTTATAGCGCGCCGTGTCAGGGAGCTCAATATTTATTGTGAGATCCACCCCTTCAATCATTATCCCGAAATTGACAGCACTGTAAAAGGTATTATCCTTTCAGGCAGTCCTTATTCTGTAAGGCAGGAAGACGCTCCTCATTTCGATTTTGAAAAATTCCACACCACACGCCCTATTTTAGGTGTTTGCTATGGTGCTCAATACGTTGCCCATTTCCACGGCGGCGAAGTATTGCCATCAAGCACCCGCGAATACGGTCGTGCAAACCTGGAATACATTAAACAGGATAATCCATTGTTTAAAGATGTTCCCGGCGGCTCACAGGTATGGATGTCGCACGGCGATACCATTGCTACCATTGGCGATAACTTTGAGGTAATTGCAAGTACCGATAGTGTTAAAGTTGCGGCTTACCAGGTTACCGGTACCCAAACTTACGGTATCCAGTTTCACCCGGAAGTTACCCACAGTATTGACGGCAAGCAATTGCTGCAAAACTTTTTGGTTGATATTTGCGGTTGCAAACAAGACTGGACACCAGACTCGTTCATCGAAACCACTGTTGCCGCTCTTCGCGAAAAACTGGGCGATGATAAAGTAGTACTTGGCTTATCAGGCGGTGTTGATTCATCAGTTGCGGCTGTGTTACTGCACCATGCCATCGGCAAAAACCTGCACTGTATATTTGTTGATAACGGCCTTTTGCGTAAGGATGAATTTGAGCAGGTGCTTGAATCATACAAACACATGGGCTTAAACATAAAAGGCATCGACGCCAAACAACGTTTTTATGACGCGCTTGCCGGCTTAACCGATCCTGAAAAGAAACGTAAAGCTATCGGTCGGGTATTCATTGAAGTATTTGATGATGCCGCGCACGAAGTACAGGACGTGAAATGGCTTGGTCAGGGTACCATTTATCCGGATGTTATCGAATCGGTATCGGTTAAAGGCCCTTCGGCTACCATCAAATCGCACCATAACGTAGGTGGCTTGCCCGACTTTATGAAACTTAAAGTTGTTGAGCCACTTAATACTTTGTTTAAAGACGAGGTAAGGAAAGTGGGCAAGGCATTAGGTATCGATCCTAATATTTTAGGTCGCCACCCATTCCCGGGCCCTGGTCTGGCTATCAGGATTTTGGGCGATATCACCCCTGAAAAAGTGGCGATATTACAGGAAGCCGATGCAATTTATATAAACAATTTACGTGCTGCCGGAGTTTACGATAAAGTTTGGCAAGCCGGCTCTATATTTTTACCGGTTCAATCGGTAGGTGTAATGGGCGATGAGCGTACTTACGAAAACGTGATTTGCCTCCGTGCCGTTGAATCGGTTGACGGGATGACCGCCGACTGGTGCCATTTACCGTACGACTTGCTGGCTAAGATCAGCAACGAGATCATCAACAACGTAAAAGGAATTAACCGGGTAGTATATGATATCAGTTCAAAACCACCGGCCACCATTGAGTGGGAATAA
- a CDS encoding SDR family oxidoreductase, with amino-acid sequence MPGITNISILGCGWYGSALAKALLASGMQVKGSTTSAAKLDDLAAMGIKPYLINFLPNQEIYDADFFNCEVLWIAIPPKTRGGEAGIFLDKIKSIIEAIKRHQIKNVVFISSTAVYADSNKHVNEQTDPQPNTESGRILLEAENLFLAESRFKATIIRFAGLFGPARNPGRFFAGKKDIPNGDAPVNLIHLDDCIGISKAILAKQAFGYLFNGCSPDHPAKADFYTRAAIDSGLEKPEFIRELNEWKIVDSLNTSAILDYQYSGL; translated from the coding sequence ATGCCCGGTATAACAAACATCAGTATTTTAGGCTGCGGCTGGTACGGCAGCGCATTAGCAAAAGCTTTGCTTGCCAGTGGTATGCAGGTAAAAGGATCAACTACCTCGGCAGCTAAACTTGACGACTTGGCGGCTATGGGTATCAAACCTTACCTCATTAACTTTTTGCCCAACCAGGAGATATATGATGCTGATTTTTTTAACTGCGAGGTTTTATGGATAGCTATCCCGCCCAAAACCCGTGGCGGCGAAGCAGGTATTTTTTTGGATAAAATAAAGAGCATCATCGAAGCCATAAAACGTCATCAGATCAAAAATGTAGTTTTCATCAGTTCCACAGCAGTTTATGCCGATAGCAATAAGCATGTAAATGAACAAACCGATCCTCAGCCCAATACAGAATCAGGGCGCATATTATTGGAGGCCGAAAACCTTTTCCTTGCAGAGAGCAGATTCAAAGCAACCATCATTCGCTTTGCCGGATTGTTTGGCCCTGCACGTAACCCCGGCAGGTTTTTCGCAGGTAAAAAGGATATCCCTAACGGGGATGCACCTGTAAACCTCATCCACCTTGATGATTGTATCGGGATAAGCAAGGCCATATTAGCTAAACAAGCTTTCGGATATTTATTTAACGGATGCTCGCCCGATCACCCTGCAAAGGCCGACTTTTATACCCGCGCCGCTATTGATTCGGGACTTGAAAAACCTGAATTTATACGTGAGCTCAACGAATGGAAAATTGTGGATAGTTTGAATACCAGCGCGATCCTTGATTATCAATACAGCGGTTTATGA
- a CDS encoding lipocalin family protein — MKKEIIATSVALGLTALALQATRCKPLQTVPYVDLKKYVGSWFEIAALPQCFESGCTFTSAAYGLAKDGSIVVKNRCIKDNKIKIAEGRAVVADKTSNAKLEVQFQWPFKGKYWIIALADDYSYAMVGHPNRNYLWIISRRSTLDEQIYNQLVVQAAEQGFDVRKLVKTVQV; from the coding sequence ATGAAGAAAGAGATTATTGCAACCTCTGTAGCATTAGGTTTAACAGCTTTGGCCCTGCAGGCTACCCGCTGCAAACCACTGCAAACTGTTCCCTACGTCGATCTGAAAAAATATGTTGGTTCATGGTTTGAAATTGCCGCTTTACCGCAATGTTTTGAATCGGGATGCACTTTTACTTCAGCGGCCTATGGTTTAGCCAAAGACGGCAGCATCGTTGTTAAAAACCGTTGTATAAAAGATAATAAAATAAAAATAGCCGAAGGCCGTGCCGTTGTTGCTGATAAAACAAGTAACGCGAAGCTTGAAGTTCAATTTCAGTGGCCCTTTAAAGGCAAGTATTGGATAATAGCTTTGGCCGATGATTATAGCTACGCCATGGTAGGGCATCCTAACAGAAATTATCTGTGGATAATAAGCCGCCGTTCAACATTGGATGAGCAGATCTATAACCAGCTGGTAGTGCAGGCCGCCGAACAGGGATTTGATGTGAGAAAGCTGGTGAAAACGGTGCAGGTATAA
- a CDS encoding YhcH/YjgK/YiaL family protein, with product MKHLTTYKYIMLLILFSLTAAGASAQQQDITAKSAKTWVKSRVWANGLKLKLNSSTNDVEFAKQYAANKAAWDKAFEFLRERNLETIEPGKYTIDGDNVYAMITEGPSKEPEQAAWESHQNYIDVQYVIKGKEKIGVAAIESLTVTKPYDAEKDFANYSGEGKYYTATPEEFFLFFPSDGHRPNMKVNGYDKVKKLVIKVREIK from the coding sequence ATGAAACATTTAACAACTTATAAATATATCATGTTGCTAATACTTTTTTCGCTTACAGCTGCAGGTGCTTCGGCTCAACAGCAGGACATTACGGCAAAAAGCGCCAAAACCTGGGTAAAAAGCCGCGTTTGGGCCAATGGCCTTAAACTTAAGTTAAACTCATCAACAAATGATGTGGAGTTTGCCAAGCAATATGCTGCCAACAAAGCCGCATGGGATAAAGCGTTTGAATTTCTTCGCGAACGTAACCTCGAAACTATAGAACCAGGCAAATACACTATTGATGGTGATAACGTTTATGCCATGATCACCGAAGGCCCTTCAAAAGAGCCTGAGCAGGCAGCATGGGAATCGCACCAAAACTATATCGACGTGCAGTACGTGATCAAAGGCAAAGAAAAAATCGGCGTTGCCGCTATTGAAAGCCTTACTGTTACCAAACCTTACGACGCTGAAAAAGATTTTGCCAACTACAGCGGCGAAGGAAAATATTACACTGCAACACCCGAAGAGTTTTTCCTGTTTTTCCCAAGTGATGGTCACAGGCCTAATATGAAGGTTAACGGCTATGACAAGGTGAAGAAACTGGTTATTAAGGTTAGGGAGATAAAGTAA
- the kduI gene encoding 5-dehydro-4-deoxy-D-glucuronate isomerase: MKTIHSVHPSDFKSYDTTTIRERFLIDKQVQPDQINCTYTHYDRMIVGMANPVNKTLELPNYPNLRAEYFLERREIGIINVAGAGVITADGQAFEMNKLDCLYIGKGTKSVTFESKDASAPAVFYLLSSPAHALYPTTQLTHADAVKVELGSIATANKRTINKYIHLEGVRSCQLVMGLTILHEGSVWNTMPAHVHDRRMEAYFYFDVPAGQKIFHYMGEGQETRHITMDNYDAVVSPPWSIHSGSGTSNYSFIWGMAGENLDYTDMDAIAITDLK, translated from the coding sequence TTGAAAACAATACACAGCGTCCACCCATCGGATTTTAAAAGCTACGATACCACCACCATACGTGAACGATTTTTGATTGATAAACAGGTACAGCCAGATCAGATCAATTGCACCTATACCCATTACGACAGGATGATTGTAGGCATGGCCAACCCGGTAAATAAAACACTCGAGTTGCCAAACTACCCAAACCTGCGCGCCGAATATTTTTTAGAGCGCCGCGAGATAGGCATCATCAACGTAGCCGGTGCAGGCGTCATAACAGCCGATGGACAGGCCTTTGAAATGAACAAACTGGATTGCCTGTACATTGGCAAAGGGACTAAGAGCGTAACTTTTGAAAGTAAGGATGCCTCTGCACCTGCTGTATTTTATTTGTTATCGTCGCCGGCGCACGCGCTTTACCCTACAACGCAGCTTACCCATGCCGATGCTGTTAAGGTTGAACTTGGCTCAATAGCCACAGCAAACAAGCGTACTATTAATAAATACATCCATCTGGAGGGTGTAAGAAGCTGCCAGCTGGTAATGGGCTTAACTATCCTGCACGAGGGGAGCGTTTGGAATACCATGCCTGCACACGTGCACGACCGCCGTATGGAGGCTTATTTTTATTTTGATGTGCCTGCAGGACAAAAGATTTTCCATTATATGGGCGAGGGACAGGAAACCAGGCATATCACTATGGATAACTACGATGCAGTGGTATCGCCGCCATGGAGTATTCACTCGGGCAGTGGTACATCAAACTATAGCTTTATTTGGGGTATGGCAGGTGAAAACCTGGATTATACCGATATGGATGCCATCGCGATAACAGATCTGAAATAA
- a CDS encoding SDR family oxidoreductase: MDNQFSLAGKVIVVTGGTGILGKAFIDGIVEAGGAVGILGRNAEVAEERANAINQAGGKAIALVADVMNEAELVAAKDKLLAAFGRIDGLVNGAGGNMPEGVLQPDEDIFKMNIEGMKKVMDLNLWGTLIPTQVFGEAIAQTGKGSIVNISSMNSKRAITKVLGYNMGKAAVDCYNQWFAVELANRHGDKIRMNALAPGFFLTEQNRNLLTKPEGGYTQRGELVIKQTPFKRFGQANELKGALVWLLSDASAFVTGSMICVDGGFSIFGGV, from the coding sequence GTGGATAATCAATTTTCATTAGCCGGTAAAGTAATAGTAGTTACCGGCGGAACAGGCATATTAGGAAAAGCGTTTATTGATGGCATTGTTGAAGCCGGAGGTGCCGTAGGTATCCTGGGTCGTAATGCTGAAGTAGCAGAAGAGCGTGCTAACGCGATAAACCAGGCAGGTGGTAAAGCTATTGCCCTGGTAGCTGATGTGATGAATGAGGCCGAACTGGTAGCGGCTAAAGATAAATTGCTGGCAGCTTTTGGCAGGATAGATGGCCTGGTAAATGGAGCCGGTGGTAACATGCCCGAAGGTGTTTTGCAGCCCGACGAGGATATTTTTAAAATGAATATCGAAGGGATGAAAAAAGTAATGGACCTGAACCTTTGGGGCACACTGATCCCTACGCAGGTTTTTGGCGAAGCCATTGCCCAAACAGGTAAAGGCAGCATTGTTAATATATCATCCATGAACAGCAAAAGGGCCATTACTAAAGTTTTGGGCTACAATATGGGCAAAGCCGCTGTTGATTGCTATAACCAATGGTTTGCGGTTGAACTGGCCAACCGTCATGGCGACAAGATCAGGATGAACGCATTAGCTCCCGGTTTTTTCCTTACCGAACAAAACCGTAACCTGCTAACCAAGCCCGAGGGAGGTTATACCCAGCGCGGCGAGCTGGTGATCAAACAAACGCCATTTAAACGCTTTGGCCAGGCCAATGAGCTTAAAGGCGCGTTGGTATGGTTACTAAGTGATGCCTCGGCATTTGTAACCGGTTCGATGATCTGCGTTGACGGCGGGTTCTCGATTTTTGGAGGAGTGTAA
- a CDS encoding DUF4350 domain-containing protein, whose translation MKLKSSLITLFTLAGFAASAQTVTLDYYFNHEVHKGANGQPERFHYLWDETDNNGFKIFGEAFTSRGAKLDTLGSAPTLENLKGSSVYIIVDPDTKKESPNPNYIQENDIEQIAAWVKKGGVLLMMANDSVNVELPHFNNLAAKFGMHFNNDLQNHVIDDAHFEDGAVYVKNNPVLKTATKVFMKDACSIGLSGPAVSVLKNKEGATIIASAKYGKGTVIAVGDPWLYNEYVNGRLPAGYENDKAANDVAQWLLKQARK comes from the coding sequence ATGAAACTCAAATCATCACTCATCACATTATTCACCCTTGCGGGTTTTGCGGCAAGCGCCCAAACCGTAACCCTCGATTATTATTTTAACCACGAGGTACACAAAGGTGCTAATGGCCAACCTGAGCGTTTTCATTACCTATGGGATGAAACGGATAACAACGGTTTCAAGATTTTTGGTGAAGCTTTTACAAGTCGCGGCGCTAAGCTGGATACACTTGGCTCGGCTCCAACATTGGAAAACCTGAAAGGATCATCGGTTTACATTATTGTTGACCCGGATACCAAAAAGGAAAGCCCAAATCCTAACTATATCCAAGAAAATGATATTGAGCAAATTGCAGCCTGGGTTAAAAAGGGTGGCGTGTTACTGATGATGGCCAATGACAGTGTTAACGTTGAGCTACCTCATTTTAATAATCTCGCCGCTAAGTTCGGGATGCATTTTAATAATGATCTGCAAAACCACGTAATTGATGATGCCCACTTTGAAGATGGTGCCGTTTATGTTAAAAACAACCCGGTTTTAAAAACCGCGACCAAAGTTTTCATGAAGGATGCCTGTTCAATAGGCTTAAGCGGCCCCGCAGTATCCGTACTCAAAAACAAAGAAGGGGCAACCATCATCGCATCCGCTAAATACGGCAAAGGAACCGTAATAGCCGTTGGCGACCCATGGTTGTACAATGAATACGTGAACGGCAGGTTACCCGCCGGATACGAGAATGATAAGGCTGCAAATGATGTAGCACAATGGTTGCTGAAGCAGGCGAGGAAGTAG
- a CDS encoding DUF885 domain-containing protein, translating into MNKNLLKSAGILMLLTGIGINTRAQQSAETKAWVAKSNEYTKIIIDLDKKYSPEYGSSQGLAEYDSDIAVPTLQNIMAERKDEEAVVAKLTEALKTEKNTFIQQDINIIITHLKLGFRQQDFELSRQVPFLNASSTIYSGLETLLDDQTPEARRQAAVMRIRKYAGLEKGYKPLATIYMERVQQQMAGKNMIYPSKQRMETDLSRNASIVSGIAELCTKYKVTGWEQPYATLKKQLEGYDKWVKANVLVKARTDFRLPPEEYAMNLESYGIDIPPAKVAEMAHALFNELQNEMKPIAEQIAKKRNLPSGDYRAVIRELKKEQIHGDSIIPLYEQHLKDIEGIIREHQLVTLPNRPAIIRLATAAETAQGPAPHMVPPPFLNNTGQRGVFVLPLNMPASPGEKATDKYDDFTFDAASWTIIAHEARPGHELQFDKMVEEGVSQARALYAFNSTNVEGWGLYSEYITRPYMPLEGQLVSLDYRLLRAARAFLDPELQAGKITQQQALDVLMNDVVQSRAFARQEVERYTINAPGQANSYFYGFTKMIALRKDTETALGSKFNALHFHDFILSQGILPPALIREAVMNDFVPKEKAL; encoded by the coding sequence ATGAATAAAAACCTACTTAAAAGCGCGGGCATACTGATGCTATTGACTGGTATCGGCATTAATACCCGGGCCCAGCAATCTGCTGAAACCAAAGCCTGGGTAGCTAAATCAAACGAGTATACTAAAATCATTATCGATCTGGATAAAAAATATTCGCCCGAATACGGATCATCACAGGGGCTGGCGGAGTACGACAGCGATATTGCCGTACCAACCCTGCAAAACATAATGGCCGAACGTAAGGACGAGGAAGCCGTTGTAGCCAAACTTACCGAAGCCCTTAAAACCGAGAAAAATACTTTTATCCAGCAGGATATCAATATCATCATCACCCATCTTAAACTGGGTTTCCGTCAGCAGGATTTTGAGCTGAGCCGCCAGGTGCCTTTTCTTAATGCATCATCAACCATTTATAGTGGTTTGGAAACCCTGCTTGACGATCAAACACCGGAAGCCCGCCGCCAGGCAGCTGTAATGCGCATCCGTAAATATGCCGGACTTGAAAAAGGCTATAAACCTTTAGCAACTATTTACATGGAGCGTGTTCAACAACAGATGGCAGGTAAAAACATGATCTATCCGTCAAAGCAACGTATGGAAACCGATCTGTCGCGCAACGCCAGCATCGTAAGCGGTATTGCAGAGCTTTGCACCAAATACAAAGTAACCGGCTGGGAACAACCTTACGCAACTTTAAAAAAACAACTGGAAGGTTATGACAAATGGGTAAAAGCAAACGTACTGGTAAAGGCCCGTACAGATTTCCGCCTGCCGCCCGAAGAATATGCTATGAATTTAGAATCCTATGGCATTGATATCCCACCGGCCAAAGTAGCTGAAATGGCACACGCCTTATTCAATGAACTTCAGAATGAAATGAAACCCATTGCCGAGCAGATTGCAAAAAAACGTAACCTGCCGTCAGGCGATTATCGTGCGGTGATCCGTGAATTAAAAAAAGAGCAGATCCACGGTGATTCTATTATCCCATTATACGAACAGCATTTAAAGGATATTGAAGGTATTATCCGTGAGCATCAGCTGGTAACCTTGCCAAACCGTCCGGCCATTATCCGTTTGGCTACTGCTGCCGAAACCGCGCAGGGCCCGGCCCCGCATATGGTGCCGCCGCCGTTCCTGAACAATACCGGCCAGCGCGGTGTATTTGTACTCCCTCTAAACATGCCTGCATCGCCCGGCGAAAAAGCGACCGACAAATACGACGACTTTACTTTTGATGCCGCCTCATGGACCATCATAGCTCACGAAGCACGACCAGGTCATGAATTACAATTTGATAAAATGGTAGAAGAAGGCGTATCACAGGCACGCGCGCTGTACGCCTTTAACTCAACCAATGTTGAGGGCTGGGGTTTATATTCTGAATACATTACCCGCCCGTATATGCCTTTAGAAGGTCAGCTGGTATCATTAGATTACCGCCTGCTCAGGGCAGCCCGCGCTTTCCTCGACCCCGAACTGCAGGCTGGCAAAATAACCCAGCAGCAGGCACTCGATGTGCTGATGAACGATGTAGTACAATCGCGCGCTTTTGCCCGTCAGGAGGTTGAACGTTATACCATTAACGCCCCCGGTCAGGCTAACAGCTATTTTTATGGATTTACCAAAATGATTGCCCTGCGCAAGGATACCGAAACCGCTTTAGGCAGTAAATTCAACGCCTTGCATTTCCATGATTTTATCCTGTCGCAAGGTATCCTGCCTCCGGCCTTGATCCGCGAAGCGGTCATGAATGATTTTGTGCCGAAAGAGAAAGCTTTGTAA